In Ruania zhangjianzhongii, the following proteins share a genomic window:
- a CDS encoding carbohydrate ABC transporter permease, with protein sequence MARGRTPTYQVANSNKKRYPDNVMAYVMIAPIVIMLGIFVIYPAIQATVLSFYDWSFYEESEFVGVKNFTDVLTDPKFRASILLGLQFVAMTLPIQLIGAFLFASLATAVNRRFADVLKVSIYIPTIISGVITSVIFTIIYDYSGGILNAVLGSLDLPGQAWLGDPKLALAAIAAPAVWLGMGLTCLIMIAGMLDIPASFYESADVEGANWWQKTIYITIPQLKNVLLYLIITGFVASIQQFELPLIMTSGGPMSSTELPNLFIFNHFRGDPYVGYSIAAALLLFVVLGSVSALIFRVLNSEKLVD encoded by the coding sequence ATGGCCAGAGGACGAACGCCCACCTACCAGGTGGCGAACTCGAACAAGAAGCGCTACCCGGACAACGTGATGGCGTACGTGATGATCGCCCCGATCGTCATCATGCTCGGCATCTTCGTGATCTACCCGGCCATCCAGGCGACGGTGCTGAGCTTCTACGACTGGAGCTTCTACGAGGAGTCGGAGTTCGTCGGGGTGAAGAACTTCACCGATGTGCTCACCGACCCGAAGTTCCGCGCCTCCATCCTCCTCGGGCTGCAGTTCGTGGCGATGACGCTGCCGATCCAGCTGATCGGTGCGTTCCTGTTCGCCTCGCTGGCCACCGCGGTGAACCGCAGGTTCGCCGATGTGCTCAAGGTGAGCATCTACATCCCGACGATCATCTCCGGGGTGATCACTTCGGTGATCTTCACCATCATCTACGACTACTCCGGCGGCATCCTGAACGCCGTGCTCGGCTCGCTCGACCTGCCCGGGCAGGCCTGGTTGGGCGATCCGAAGCTGGCGCTGGCGGCGATCGCAGCCCCCGCCGTCTGGCTCGGGATGGGCCTCACCTGCCTGATCATGATCGCCGGCATGCTCGACATCCCGGCGAGCTTCTACGAATCCGCGGACGTCGAGGGTGCGAACTGGTGGCAGAAGACGATCTACATCACCATCCCGCAGCTGAAGAACGTGCTGTTGTACCTGATCATCACCGGGTTCGTCGCCTCGATCCAGCAGTTCGAGCTGCCGCTGATCATGACCAGCGGCGGTCCGATGTCCTCCACCGAGCTGCCGAACCTGTTCATCTTCAACCACTTCCGCGGTGACCCGTACGTCGGCTACTCGATCGCCGCCGCGCTGCTGCTGTTCGTGGTGCTCGGATCCGTCTCGGCGCTGATCTTCCGTGTGCTCAACTCCGAGAAGTTGGTGGACTGA